In the genome of Eulemur rufifrons isolate Redbay chromosome 27, OSU_ERuf_1, whole genome shotgun sequence, one region contains:
- the APOBEC4 gene encoding putative C->U-editing enzyme APOBEC-4: protein MEPLYEEYLANHGTIIKPYYWLSFSLDCTNCPYHIRTGEEARVPYTEFFQIFGFPYGPTYPQTKHLTFYELKTSSGSLVQKGHASSCTGIDTHPESMLFERNGYLDLAIYNNDGIRHIILYSNNSPCNEANHCCISKMYNFLRMYPDVTLSIYFSQLYHTETECPASAWNREALRSLAGLWPQVTLSPISGGIWHSLLNNFVIGVSGSTVFHPILTGRALTDRQNAYEINAITGVKPYFTDVLPQTKENQAALESYPSNNVFPTWSFQETSGQGQPNLTSDLRVPVVFVLVPFRDLPPIQVGQNPKKPRNVVRHLNVPQMSLQETKDLGRPPFGRPVEIAEITEQYASSKEADGKKKNKKKGKK from the coding sequence ATGGAGCCCTTATATGAAGAATACCTAGCAAATCATGGAACAATCATAAAACCTTATTACTGGCTAAGCTTCTCTCTAGATTGCACTAATTGTCCATACCATATTCGAACAGGTGAAGAAGCAAGAGTTCCCTACAcagaattttttcagatttttggattccCTTATGGGCCAACATATCCTCAGACAAAACACCTCACATTTTATGAACTAAAAACTTCTTCTGGTAGCCTGGTTCAAAAGGGCCATGCCAGCAGTTGCACGGGGATTGATACCCACCCAGAATCAATGCTATTTGAGAGGAATGGCTATCTTGACTTGGCCATATACAATAACGACGGCATCAGGCACATCATCCTGTATTCCAACAACTCCCCTTGTAATGAAGCGAACCACTGCTGCATCAGCAAAATGTACAATTTCCTGAGAATGTATCCAGACGTCACTCTCAGCATTTACTTTTCTCAGCTCTATCATACCGAGACTGAATGTCCTGCCTCTGCGTGGAACCGCGAAGCTCTCCGGAGCCTGGCCGGCTTATGGCCTCAGGTCACTCTGAGTCCAATAAGTGGTGGGATTTGGCATTCTCTCCTCAACAACTTTGTTATCGGTGTCTCGGGATCCACAGTTTTCCATCCCATTTTAACTGGGAGGGCACTAACCGACAGGCAAAACGCATACGAGATCAATGCCATAACAGGAGTGAAGCCTTACTTCACTGATGTTCTTCCCCAGACAAAAGAGAATCAGGCAGCTTTAGAGAGCTACCCCTCAAACAATGTCTTTCCTACATGGTCTTTTCAAGAGACGAGTGGACAAGGGCAACCCAACCTAACTTCAGACCTCAGGGTTCCTGTTGTTTTTGTGCTGGTGCCTTTCAGAGACCTACCACCAATCCAAGTGGGTCAAAACCCAAAGAAACCCAGGAATGTCGTAAGGCACTTAAATGTGCCTCAGATGTCACTCCAGGAAACCAAGGACCTAGGAAGACCCCCCTTTGGAAGGCCAGTAGAAATAGCAGAAATCACAGAACAGTATGCAAGTAGCAAGGAGGCAGATGGaaagaagaagaacaagaagaaagggaaaaaataa